A genomic region of Salvelinus alpinus chromosome 12, SLU_Salpinus.1, whole genome shotgun sequence contains the following coding sequences:
- the LOC139536032 gene encoding green-sensitive opsin-2-like, with protein MQNGTEGSNFYIPMSNRTGLVRSPFLYQQYYLAPPWQYYGLAVYMFFLICFGFPINGLTLYVTATNKKLRQPLNFILVNLAAAGMIMVLFGFTITITSAVNGYFIWGPLGCAIEGFMATLGGEVALWSLVVLAVERYIVVCKPMGSFTFTSTHAGAGVAFTWIAAMACAAPPLIGWSRYIPEGMQCSCGPDYYTLAEGFNNESYVIYMFSCHFIIPVCLIAFTYGSLVLTVKAAAASQQDSASTQKAEKEVTRMCILMVCGFMIAWTPYATLAAYIFFNKGIAFSAQSMAIPAFFSKSSALFNPIIYVLMNKQFRGCMLAAVGMKAEEDETSVSTSKTEVSSVGPA; from the exons ATGCAGAACGGCACAGAAGGAAGCAACTTCTACATTCCCATGTCCAACCGGACTGGGCTTGTAAGGAGTCCTTTTCTATACCAACAGTACTACTTGGCGCCTCCATGGCAATACTATGGTCTTGCTGTCTACATGTTCTTCCTGATCTGCTTTGGATTCCCCATCAACGGTCTGACCTTGTATGTCACAGCCACAAACAAGAAGCTTCGGCAACCCCTTAACTTCATCCTGGTCAACTTGGCTGCAGCTGGAATGATAATGGTCCTCTTTGgattcaccatcaccatcacatcTGCTGTCAATGGTTACTTCATCTGGGGACCATTGGGctgtgccattgagggcttcatGGCTACACTTGGAG GTGAGGTTGCCCTGTGGTCTCTGGTAGTGCTGGCTGTCGAGAGATACATTGTGGTCTGCAAGCCCATGGGCAGCTTCACGTTCACCTCCACCCACGCTGGTGCTGGTGTTGCATTCACCTGGATAGCTGCTATGGCTTGTGCTGCTCCCCCACTGATTGGCTGGTCCAG GTACATCCCAGAGGGCATGCAGTGCTCATGTGGACCTGACTACTACACCTTAGCCGAAGGCTTCAACAATGAATCATATGTGATCTACATGTTCAGCTGCCACTTCATCATCCCAGTCTGTTTGATCGCCTTCACTTATGGGAGTCTTGTCCTCACAGTCAAGGCG GCTGCAGCTTCCCAGCAGGACTCAGCATCTACCCAGAAAGCTGAGAAGGAAGTGACACGTATGTGCATCCTGATGGTTTGTGGTTTCATGATCGCCTGGACCCCCTATGCCACCCTCGCTGCCTACATCTTCTTCAACAAAGGAATTGCCTTCAGTGCCCAGTCCATGGCTATACCTGCCTTCTTCTCCAAGAGCTCAGCCTTGTTCAACCCCATTATCTATGTGTTGATGAACAAACAG TTCCGTGGCTGCATGCTGGCCGCTGTAGGGATGAAAGCAGAAGAGGATGAAACTTCTGTGTCAACAAGCAAGACAGAAGTGTCTTCTGTGGGCCCTGCAT